The genomic interval atgggcaaaggatttgaacagacatttcttcaaagaagatatagaaatggCCAGTAActgtatgaaaagatgctcaacatcactagccattagggaaatacaaatcaaaatcacaatgagatatttcATACTTGTTAGATGACTTTCATTTGAAAGAGCAGAAAACACCAAATATTGCCAGGAATGTGAAGGAATTAGAACCCTCATGCTGGTCAGAATATAAAATGAggtagctgctatggaaaacaatttgacagttcctcaaaagttaaacatagttACTACATGACCTAATTATTCCACTCTTGAGTATACACCTAAGAGAACTGAAAAAGATttccatacaaaaacttgtatgtTAATGTTCATActagcattatttaaaataggcaGATAGTGGATACACTCAAATGTTCATCATCTGACAGATAAATGTAGTAtgtccatacaatagaatactattcagccataaaaagtaacaaaataacaaTACATGCCaagacatggatgaaccttgaaaatatgctaaatgaaaagaAGCCATACATTAAAGATCACATACTGTATGGTTGCATTTATgggaaatatccagaataggctaATCCATAAAGACAAAGTGGTTGCCAGGTGCTTAGTGGAGGAGGGatagggagtgactgctaatctgtatggggtttctttctgggatgaaatgttctagaattagaagGTAATGGTGGTTTTTACAACTTTGTAAATACACGAAAGCTACTGAattgtgaattttatggtatgtggaattataattcaattttaaaaatctaatcattCTACCAACAGTAGACCTTcactaaaattatttctaaaaggtATTCTTCAAGGGTGCCtgagggggctcagttggttaaacatctgactcttgatctcagctcaggtcttgatctcaaggttgagTTCAAGCtccgagttgggctctgcactgggtgtggagcctattaaaaaaaaaaaaaaaaaaaagatactcttcaggaagaagaaaaatgaccttAAAAGCAAGGTCTGAGGTGACAAATGTAAATAAGTCTAAACAGACATTGTATAAGATAATGAGTGTTTATTTTGAAGggtaaaataactaaaatagttCAAGGGGTGAAGATACAATTaactttgattttgttaaaatcagtatgtataataaaaattcaagagaaaacactagaagaataacaaaaatataaaacttccgaatcaatataaggaaaaaaagtggaataagaaaaatattacccAATCCAAAAGCTGACAATAAGAGGAAAAGTGATTTAGAGCCCAGCAAGTAAGAAGGTAAAAACCAATCCAAGCATAACTCTAATCACCATATGTATTTACTAAACTCACAAGTTAAAAGATGAATTGTTAGATTTACTAAAATAAGCTAAAACCAGCTATAATGGTGCTTACAAGAAACACATCTTTTAAAAGGATGCAGAAAGTCAAAagtaaaaagatacttttttacTAACAAATAATAACCCAAAGAAAGTTGGGAGCTATATTATTAGACAAAACAGGCTTTAAGACAAGAAAAGCATTATAGGAACTAAAAACataattacataatgataaaagatttaGGCCGCAAGAAGTCACTAAAATTCAATACTTAATATGCATCCTTAAAATAGCTTCaaattaggagtgcctgggttgctcagtcggttaaggggaTGCCTTCCTCTAGGGTaatatctcaggatcctgggatgagccGCTCTtggagctccctgcttagtagcggggagtctgcttctctttctccttctgctcttacCCCCTCTCAttaacacacacactctctctctctctgaaatcaataagtagaatcttaaaaaaataaatagcttcaaaatatataaagccaaAATTGAATAACTGGGAGAAAATGCGTGCGCCACCTAGTGAAAGATTCCAGTACACTCCTTATTTTCTCAGTTGAACAATTAACAAGTTTGAGATAATGCACCCAATGATTAGAGAatacactccccccaccccaagctgcACAAAGAAACTGCAAAAACTGACCAAGGACTTGGTCATGAAGAAAGACTAAATATTTCAAAGTACAGGTACCACACAGAtcttatttaatgtatttaaaattcccCGTTGTTTGGAAATAAAAACCCCTCAACTCCCAGCAAATCCACAGTGATCCATCTGTTCACTATCCCCTTGAAGTCTTCACAGCTCATCAGGATCACCTTTCTCCAAGaacttcccccacctccccagcaacCATGACCCGTCAGTAGGACTGCCCTTTATGCCACACGCCTCACTATGGCCTCAGCTGATTGGACGAGAGGTGGAGTCCTGATTCAAACTAAGCCAATCAGTTGCTCTAATCAAGGAATCTGGATTTAGGGCAGGCTCTTCTTTGACTTGAGATGACCATCCTTCCTATGAACCCCGGGGGAGCGCAGAAAACGGATGTGCAAAGAGAAACTAGGGGGTCCTGAAGAGAGTAGAGACCAcacagtgagagtgagagagaccgAGACAGTGAGAGATTGAGAAACTGACCAGAGAGAGGGACCTGgaaagtagagagagaaacaaacagtCTGAGAAAAAGAACATGTAGGGCAGGAATGAGTTAGAGattgagagaaagcaaaaattcCTGAGAGAGAATAAGAGTGCACAGCCAAAGAGTGATGGCCTGGATTCGGATGGCTTTGCAGTTCTGGTTTCCATCCTTCCAGAGGTCTGCTGGCATGGCAGCCTCTGGTACTTGTAACCAAAAGCCTTCAGTGCACAGTTCTACCTCTGCTCCTTAGCTCTAGCTGTCCCTTTGTCTGAAACTCCACCGGTCCCTGTACGGCCTCCGACTTGGCTGAAGTCCTCTCAGTCTTTCAAATCTGTTCTTGTCCTGACATCTTGGTGACATTTTCCTCTATCAGCTCAGCTGCTAAAGCTCTCCAGACTCTAGAGAGCATTCTGCCTGGAAAACATCCATGCTTGGAAACCGAAGCGGCCGGATgggcccctctgtctgcctgtgccctTTCTCCATGATGGACACAAGGGGTCCATCCTTGTACAGTTCACTCTCAGTAACTGGCTGATCAGCCAGTGTACAGCAGGCTGAGACTGAAACCCCAGGGCTTTTCTAAAATGAATGTTCTGTCCACCTAGCGTGAGAGTCTCCACAAAGGAAGGGAACACCCAGTGAATCATCAGCAGTTTGGTAAAGCAAATGCATCCTGGGAACTGTGTTCTTAGCCTCACCAAAAATTATGGAAAAGACGTTAGAGATGGTTTAGATTCTAATCAAGACTAACTCCTtcattgtaaaaaatatttattcattcatttgtttttaagatagaaTGGGCATATAACATCATATTAGTTTTAAGTCTACAACCAACTCTTTcatttgtagatgaggaaaatgaggtccTGGAGAAACCGACTTGACCAAAATCACATTGCTAGCAGGGAACACCTCTGTCTTTGGAAGCAAGATGCTTAGAGATTAAGAAACATGAGTTCAACTTGATagtgtttcctcatctgagagAGACGTATCTTCCACCCCTGCCAGCCTCTACCCCTGGTTTTGCATAAGCTGTTTCTGCTTGTGCCCTTGTGCCTGATAGCAGGCACAACTGAAGGCACAACTTCAGCAAACCAGCTCCTAGCTGTGATTCAAATTAGATGTCGtctcctccaggaaaccttcTCTGACCACCATCCCTTCCAAATCTGGTGCCACTGTGTGTACGATATTTTATATACGCATAAAGGCCACTCTACTTGCACACTTGCCTTGGCAGAGAGTATtaggcactccataaatatttggtgaGTGAAGAAAAACATCAGGTACCAGATGAGGCCTGCTGGAGTCCACTGATTCAGTCCCTCAGTGGAGAACAGAAAGGGAAGAGGCACAGAGTGAGAGAACCAATCAGCCCACATTTCCAGCACCCTCTCTTTGCGAGTTTGAAGGGAACTGGGTGGTCAGGTTGAAGCACCACAAACTGGCTCCTGAAGCAGGGAGGCATCTGTGCTGCAGAGAGTCGAACACTTGACCCCTCGGCAGGAGCATCAGGCTCCCCAAATAGTCTGTAATGGCCGCTTCCCAGAAAGTGTTGTTGGAAATGGGTCAAGGAGCAATCCCAGGGCCAGTAGGCCCTAGGCCTGACTTCACTCAGTTTCTCAGAGGTCATGAGGATAGGGTGCTCAGCCAGAAAACTTTCTAATGGGTTATGAACCAAACCCCTGGGAGCTGGGCAGATGCTGACCCAAGAGCATAAAATCTAGTCCAGGCCAGAGGTGGCCAAAAGGAGCtgcaactgggccagccaggagATCAAGGAAAGCTTTCTGTCCTGATTATGAACAATGTCCTCTCCTCCCCGAGTCTCCTTGACCTCTTTTCTGAGAGATTCtggaggggttgggagagggcAGTCTGCATCTCACCCAACATTACACTCCACCACCCTGATTCTAAATGCCTCCAAGATTACTCTGGCCTCAACCACTGGCCTCtgatttactattttatttattattattattattattttttaagattttatttatttgacagagagagacacatgagaaagggaacaccagcagggggagtgggagagggagaaccaggcttcccactgagcagggagcctgatgtcaggctttatatggggctcgatcccaggaccctggcatcatgacctgagccgaaggcagatgcctaatgactgaaccacccaggcacccctgatttacTATTTTAAACCAGATACTTTTTCCAAAAACAAAGCCCTGTCCATTTGGACCAATTGTTTTACTCAAGGGACAGGGGCTATTATACACAGCAGAGATCTGGTATCTGGAAAAGCTAGGTGTCTTTAGAAGAGcttggaataaaattaaaaagaaaaaaagcccatcATTTCTGAGTGAGGTCAGCCAGCACAGCTGGAaaaagcagcaggcagtggggggtTGCTGAAGGAGCACTTGGCCAGCTTACCTGATCCTGGGCCAAGCCATTGTATAAGCTCCCCagtattggaaagaaagaaagaaaaaaaaaaatgggacatgTTTTTAGCTTTGCTCAGGAGCCCAGAACATACTCACAACTCCAGGaatctctgctcttctctgcaAGTGGAAAATATGATCCATGAGAACAAACTTGATCACTGACTGGAGTGTTGCCTAGTTACTCAACCCTGTAactggctgggggcggggcgggggtggtggtggagggggtggCGGTGTGGAACTGTGCCTCATGCCACCTTGTGACCACTGTCCAGAATCTCTGTCCCTCTAAGCACCTGGCTCTCTTTATTGGTTAAGAGACAGGACAGGGGCCTCAGAAACGAGtataaaatgcacatttattGACATCTGCTCTGGAATACACTGGGCTTTTAGGAAGAACAAAAGTAAATGTAAAGGGAAATGCACTAATATAATTAACAACCTATTGCAGTTGTAGGTGTGAAGTGTTCTTTCCAGACTTGGAAGAGGAACTACAATTACCCTATATTCAACAGCTTAACACGGAATGTATACTAGAGTTCCAaactcagcaaagaaataaataagttatttacatttcaagtaaaaaattgtagtttattcctttatttcacCACGATTTATATGTGTGAACTGTGATAGAGGCCTTGCTGACATCTTGTAGACCAAGGCCAAGAAATATGTCTTATATTGGTTATTTGGTCTTTATCATCAGATTATCATTATCATAGAGGTGAGCGAAACACtgcaaaaaaagaaggaagtacatTTTCGTTGTTGGCCACAGACTTTACCAATGGCcaatttcttgtgtttcttttaaagaacaggacaaaaagactttattttgacATTGGGTGGGGGCGCTAGGTGCCAATCAGTATCATGGGATAAAGACAGTAAATAAAGgcatgaagaaacaaacaagcaaacttcCCCAGAACAGGTGTGCTTAAATTAACCAAGTGACAGTTTGTGCATCAGTCTCACAATGGCTGTTGCatgaggtgggggaagaaaagtACCACGAGACTTAGTTGTTCCGAGGCTGCGAAGCGAGCCCCAGAAACCTCGGAGAGGCCACTGCTTCACGCCTGCGCTGGCCACGCCTACTAGCCCGCTGCTGTCTCGGCGAGGGcattcttcctctgccactgTTTGTGGCAGGGGGCCGGGCAGAGGGGCTTTGGAGGTACTGGAAGGCACTCTGGcggcccacctgcctctctacgcAGTTAAAGGTCAGGGCCACTCCCACGTTGCTCTTCATGACTCTGGAGGAGCCATCAGATGTGCCATCAAAGCACCGGCCAAGAGCAATCTCCTTGGCCACACGAGGGTCCTGGTCAGTGACTGTATAGATGCCATAGTTGTGGCCCAGTGGATCCAGGGGTGCCAGCATGGTGTACTCGCTGGTGTCATTATTGACTGCTAGTGGTAGGTGGTTGACCAGGTACTCATGAAGCATGGAGTTAACGCTGGCTCGATGGCAGCTGCCCTGAGGGATGACCTTCACCAGTGTGCGGTCCACACGGTCCTGGTCATAGAGCATCCCACTGCACTTGAACTCTAAACAGGCAGATGAGACATTGGGCTGGTCCCTGTCCCGTGTGCTTTTCACATCCCGGATTCCATACAACTTCCCCACTGTCCGCCGGTGGGTGCCCCCCATGTTGCGGGATCGCACATTCACCTCCACTGGCCCCACAATCTTCACCTTGATGTAGCAGGCCCTGAACTCCATTGGCTTGGGCCACCATGCCAGGTAGTCTTCAGTCCAGCTCATAGGGTCATCCTCATTGAAGGGTACAGTATTATAGTCATACCGATCTCCCTCAATCTGGTAGAACCGGAAGTGGGCTGCACTGGGTGGGGCCTCCTCACATGCCCGGAGGTTCTCAAAGGCATAGATGGGCCCATTGCTCTCCTCGGCTGAATTGGGCCGTGGCTTGGCCATGCTAATCTGGAAAGCTGTCTTCTTCACCCGTGGGTCCTCATGATCTGTCCGACGGTATTTGAGCTTATTGAGATAGGGCTGTGGGACACCAATTGCATTTGGGTTGAATTTAGGAAAAGACTGTACTGCTTCCAGTTCTTCCCCAGCTAGGCTTGCCAAGACATACGCAGAATACGCATCAGGGGACTCATCATCGCAGAAGGCAGGGACACAAGCCCCATTGGGGCCCGTGATGACACTGTCAAAGCGGCCCCAGGCCCTGGGGTTGGATGAGAAGCCAGTCCTGGGCTCCAGGTTGATCACAGAGACCACAACCCCCTGGATCTGCTCACTGGGCAAGAACCTCTCACTCCGGTAGGCCCTAACCTTGATAAAGCACCTCCTGCTTTCTGGGACATCCAAATTAAAGAGCCTCCTTTCACGGATCTCCATGTTGCCTACCAGGAAGGTTCTCGCTTCCCTTTTGCCCCGCCTTTGGCTTTCAAATTTGAAgtcaccttcctcctcccacaACCCTGTGTCTGGGTTGAGTGACCAGAGTTTCATTGTGGGCACATGCTCTGGCATCTTGACCTGGGTCGAGTCAAGGTGGACCTTCACCTTGCCAACATTAAGTGACTCTGAGGTGGCCTCGTCTGTGAAGTCCACAGAGAACATGCCATATGTCCGAAGGGGGAAGGTGTCTCCTTCATCACTGATGAAGTTCAGGTCACTCTGGGCAGCTGTGGCTGTGGAAATATTACGGGGATCCAGGAAGGTCACACTGGCCTTTACTTTTCCTGTGTAGGGCTCCCCATTCTGCCTGTAGAAGCTCTTGGATGGGATCTCCAGCTCAGCCATAGGGTCTTCTCCAGCCACCTCCCCAAGGGGGATAATGTTGGTGTCCATGGCCTCCAACGTGATGGGCTCTTTCTTCCGAAGCATTTTGATCTCATGGAACACTGCACTCCCCTTCTTGTTGAAGGGCAGCACTTTAGTGGTATTGACGAACTTCTGCAACCTGTCCACAAATGTGAGCACCAGCCTCTCTGTGTCCTGGGGAACATGGAGGGTGAAAGTGCCTTTGTAGCCAGTCATGCTCACACGGTTGCCCCCCAGGTACACGTGGCCAAAGCGCATGGGTTCCCCATTGTCAGCAGCACTGACGCGGCCACGCACAATACTCCGGGTCTCTGTACACCGCTGGCAGCTGCACTCCATGGCCACCTTGGTGGGCAGCGTGTACCCACTGCACTGGATctccctttcttctgttttggagATGCCACAGCAGTGTTCCACGGCATCCCGGCACCTGATCCCGTTATCCTGCTGCCCTGCACAGGTCTTGACAGGGCAATGGCCCACGTCATAGTAAAAAGAGTTGGTGGCATTCTGGAAGCAATCATGGGGCAGCCGGATAAGGTAGCTCTCAGGGGTTGGATTGCAAGGAGTCTCATCAGTGGCTGTGGAGGGAATGGTATGCATATTAAAAGAAAGTTCATGTCCTGTGCAAAGTGTACCCTTATCTCACCTCTCTGTGGGGCTTTATGGTTTTCAAAGTACTTGCATCTCCATGATCCTGATTCTCACAGAACTCTTCTGAGAGAGATGGAATaaccatcatttttttaatcatttcttttaaaagattttatttatttatttgtcagagagagagagtacaagtggggagaagcaggcagagggagaagcaggcttcccactgagcaaagagcctgactcgggactcaaacccaggactctgggatcatgacccgagctgaaggcagatgcttaactgactgagccacccaggtgtccctagaattGAATAGCCATTATTAATCCATATGTGGATCCATATGTATGTATGGATCATACATccataatgtatgtatatatatacatacatacatatatggaaaCAGAGTTGGTTACTGAGACCATCAGAGTCATGGTTCTTGATAGAGGGGTATGGAAAATTTGTGAGAGTGTTTTGAGTTACCACTAAAATTGAGAGTGCTACTGGCATGtagtgggcagggtgggggatgggcattgcCACTCTGTGTCTTGCAATGGCCTAGCACTGCTCAGCATGAAGAATTTGTCTGCATGAAGTTCACGTATCCCAGCAGACACATTCATGTACGTGGAAAACCTGTTTAAAATGATCATAGCCTACTATTTTTTCTGTGGCTTTAACCATAcgttgaatttttaaagaatgcaacTGCCTTATAAATCAAGTTAAGATTGTACTTGGTTTAGCTTGGAACTATACCCAGAATTGTTCCTTATCTCAGGAAAACTGCCTACCTGCCCCAATATTAACCAAGGAATGTGAACCACCAAAATGATACCCCTGTATTCATCAGGATTTGTAGCTGTTGCGTTCGTGGTGACTGGATTTAAGTGCAAGTATCTGACCTCTTTGGTTAGCCTTTTCATGTTGCTATGCCAAAAAACATTTATACATCGGAATATATACACTGTTTTGAATAagagtcattttctttctccttgatgTTATAGTTTAGGCCACATGCACACGTATTTAGAAATTATATGTACTTATCATCTACCAGTTTGACTTCAGAATGATAAGGTGGTGTTAAAGATAACTGTTACAGGTGGGAGCAGTGGTTTTATGGATTGGGAACCACTGTCAAGGGAGCTTAACATCTCTGCAGTGGTCCTAGTGCCTTGTGTCCTGTCTGCTCTGAGGTTTGGTGTTCGGCATTCTCGGAGTCTGTGAAATATTCCAGAATGCTTCcaatacattttctctctcttgccttttgtttagttttgtttagaccaattattattattattgttattttatttgagagagagagagcgagcgagcagagagccagaagtgggggctccatctcaggacccgaggatcatgacctgagtggaaggcagatgcccaaccgactgaaccatccagatgcccctaggCCAATTATTAAgatctcctcctccctgcccttccacCCCACACATTGCAAGTATATGTTCCTGATTGGTCTTGGCCTCCAGTCTTTCCCCTTCcagatcacttcttttttttttttttttaaagattttatttatttatttgacagacagcaatcacaagtaggcagagaggcaggcagagagagaggaagaagcaggctccctgccgagcagagagcccaatgtggggctcgatcccaggaccctgggatcatgacctgagctgaaggcagaggctttaacccactgagccacccaggtgcccctccagatCACTTCTTAAAGCCAGCTCTAATCAGGTCCCCTTTTCCTGTAAACTTTTGCTCATGTGGGCCCTCGATCTAGAATGCCCCCACCTCCATACACACAGTACTTGGCCATTATTCAAGACCAGAGGTTCACAACATGGGCTGCAAATTAGAATCACCAGGAGGAGATTTTAATCTGTGCATGCCTAGACTGTGTCCCAAACCCATGACATCATATTCTGGAGGTAAGACCCAgtcatcagtattttaaaaattcagcaggTGATCCCAATGAGTAGCCAAGGCTGTGACCCACCATTTAAACTCCagctgagggatgcctgggtggctcagttagttaagcagctgccttcagctcagctcagcattctgggatcaagtcccacatcaggctcctttcttgccagggaacctgcttctccctctgcctctgcctgccattctgtctgcctgtggttgctctctctctctctctctgtctgacaaaataaataaataaaatctttggaaaaacaaacaaacaaactccagCTGAAAAGCTGACCCCTCAAGCAGTCCTCCATGGTTGCTCACACTGAAAGGTCTTTGTGTCTCATCTTATCTCCTGTTTCAGTGCATTTTTCTATCTTTACTTATTTGtctcttatttctatttcttcacctCTCCCTGGACTGGCAGCTCTGTGAGGGTAGGATTTAGGACTGAGATCTTTGTGTCTTAGAGGGTACAGCACTGTGTACAGCACAGAAAAGCCCGAGCTATTACTGCCCAGATATGGCCACTGGGGTGCTTCCCCCACCCTGTGGCCCTGTGGCAGACTTGGGGACGCTGACAGGCTTACCTATGACAGTCAACTGGGCCACCCGCGACTTCACAGCCCCCGAGTCACTCTGGGCCTTGCAGAAGTACTCTCCAGCCTGGTCCTGTCGCAGGTTCCTCAGCACTAGCTTGCTCTCATGCTTGTAGAGGGAGGGGTCCAGCAGTGTGTCATTGTGGTACCTGCAAGGAATGGAGGGACAGAGGCTGAGGGGATGATGGGAGGGCAGGTACCCCTGGGGAGAAGGCCAGGAGCAAGCCGCTGGAGAGGCAGATGATGCCTGGGGCCCTGCAGATGCCAATACCACTTGTGACTCAGCTCATCCAAGAGCACTGCTGACCAAGGACTCAAGGGATTTCATTCTGAGTCCCTGCCTCACTACTACTACCCAGCTATTGGTCCTTAGACAAATCCTCTCACCTCCCTGAGCTTTAGCTTCCTGGTCTATGTTTCCCTCACTGACTTCACAGAATTACTGGGAGCATCAGACAAGATAATGGCTGTAAATTATCTGTGAAGGATAAAAAAGGACTCACAGTCCTGGGGGACTCTGACCTTGTGTGTGTTTTGCTAGGGAATCTTGTTCTGTGTCCCAAGAATATCcaagccaggaccctgagaccagagcTGCTCTGTGGAGACCCCAGCTTCAAGAGGTTAATGACAGAGTTGGTTGTCTGGGTGGCCTTGACCCCACTGGCACCCACTTTTAAATGCCAACTCATGAGTTCTGTGCCAGAGTCTTAATAATAACTTATCCTGTTGGTTATTGTTATGATTAATACTAAGCCCACACCCCTGTAGagaacctatcaaactcaacacccaaagaacaaataatcaagaaatgggcagaagacatgaacagacatttctgcaaagaaagcaTCCAAATGGCCTAAAGACGCATCAAAAAGTGCTCtgcatcactcggcatcagggaaatacaaatcaaaaccacagtgagataccacctcacaccagtcaggaaggctaaaatgaacaagtcaggaaatgacagatgttggcaaggatgcagagagagaggggaaccctcctacgctattggtaggaatgcaagctggtgcagccactctggaaaacagtgtggagatttctcagaagattgaaaatagagctaccctatgaagcagcaattgcactactgggtatttaccccaaagatacaaatgtagtgatctgaaggggcacttacaccccaatgtttatagcagcaatgtccacaatagccaaactatggaaagagcctagacgtccatcaacagatgaatggataaagatgtggtataattatacaatggaatattatgttgccataaaaaaaaaaaccctgataacTTGCATTTGCAacaatggaactagagggcattacgctgagtgaaataagtcaatcagagaaagacaactatcatatgatctcaccaatacgaggaatttgagaaacaagacagaggatgcTAGGGGAAGGGAgcgaaaaatgaaacaagatgaaaccagtgagggagacaagccataagagactcctaatctcaggaaacaaactgagggttgctggagtggaggggggttagagggatggggtgactgggtaaTGGACACTGGCGAGGGTATGTATTGTGAtaagtgctgtgagttgtgtaagactcatgaatcacagacctatactcctgaaacaaataatacattatatgataataaaatataataataatagtaagtcCAGGCTCATTGAAAGAAAGGTCCGGTTTCTAAGAAGACTTGGCAAGGAAACTGGCAGAACACTCACCAGAAATACTTGTCTGGACTGGGCTTCCCTATGGCCTTACAGCACAGGGACACACTCTGCCCAGCTCTCCGTGCTTTTGTCTCTGGGTTCATCACGATGTATGGAGTCTCTGGGACAGGAGACAAGAAAAGgtgatttggtttttttctttgtggcaGATTGTCTAGAGCCTTGCTCCCTCAAGTTCTTTGTCATGCGTTAAAATTGTATGACCTTACATGTACTCCCACCCCTAGCTCCTCCTCTAAGGGAAGTGGTCCAGAATGGAGTCCACCCACTCCACACCCTCCGCCTAGGATCAGCTTCGGTGGCCTCTCAGGCAGCCTTTGGGTGGGGCAGTAGAGAACCAAGGGGCCCTTGTGCAAGCCAAGATTCCTGAGCACTGCCATTAGGACAGAGCAGGCTGTTTTGAGTAGAACAATACTCACATTCCGCTGCTTCCAGCAGAATATGCCGGCCACTCTGCACCATTTCTGGTTTCCCCCAGCCTCT from Mustela erminea isolate mMusErm1 chromosome 5, mMusErm1.Pri, whole genome shotgun sequence carries:
- the CILP gene encoding cartilage intermediate layer protein 1; translated protein: MFPIGPGGKMAGTKAWVFFFLVLEVTSVSGRQTMLTQSVRRVQPGRRTSSIFAKPVDSLESPGEWTTWFNIDHPGGQGDYERLDAIHFYYGDRVCARPLRLEARTTDWMPAGSTGQVVHGSPREGFWCLNREQRPGQNCSNYTVRFLCPPGSLRRDTERIWSPWSSWSKCSAACGHTGVQTRTRTCLAETVSLCDEASEEGRLCMDEACTACDLTCPMGQVNADCDACMCQDFMLHGAVSLPGGAPASGATVYLLTKKPKPLTKTDSSGRFRVPGLCPDGKSILKITKAKFAPIMLTMPKTSLKAATVNAEFMRAETPYIVMNPETKARRAGQSVSLCCKAIGKPSPDKYFWYHNDTLLDPSLYKHESKLVLRNLRQDQAGEYFCKAQSDSGAVKSRVAQLTVIATDETPCNPTPESYLIRLPHDCFQNATNSFYYDVGHCPVKTCAGQQDNGIRCRDAVEHCCGISKTEEREIQCSGYTLPTKVAMECSCQRCTETRSIVRGRVSAADNGEPMRFGHVYLGGNRVSMTGYKGTFTLHVPQDTERLVLTFVDRLQKFVNTTKVLPFNKKGSAVFHEIKMLRKKEPITLEAMDTNIIPLGEVAGEDPMAELEIPSKSFYRQNGEPYTGKVKASVTFLDPRNISTATAAQSDLNFISDEGDTFPLRTYGMFSVDFTDEATSESLNVGKVKVHLDSTQVKMPEHVPTMKLWSLNPDTGLWEEEGDFKFESQRRGKREARTFLVGNMEIRERRLFNLDVPESRRCFIKVRAYRSERFLPSEQIQGVVVSVINLEPRTGFSSNPRAWGRFDSVITGPNGACVPAFCDDESPDAYSAYVLASLAGEELEAVQSFPKFNPNAIGVPQPYLNKLKYRRTDHEDPRVKKTAFQISMAKPRPNSAEESNGPIYAFENLRACEEAPPSAAHFRFYQIEGDRYDYNTVPFNEDDPMSWTEDYLAWWPKPMEFRACYIKVKIVGPVEVNVRSRNMGGTHRRTVGKLYGIRDVKSTRDRDQPNVSSACLEFKCSGMLYDQDRVDRTLVKVIPQGSCHRASVNSMLHEYLVNHLPLAVNNDTSEYTMLAPLDPLGHNYGIYTVTDQDPRVAKEIALGRCFDGTSDGSSRVMKSNVGVALTFNCVERQVGRQSAFQYLQSPSARPPATNSGRGRMPSPRQQRASRRGQRRREAVASPRFLGLASQPRNN